From the Populus nigra chromosome 13, ddPopNigr1.1, whole genome shotgun sequence genome, the window GTGTAAGCAGATCTGCTGGTGTTTGCTAggtcttattttccttattaCGGGGTTATTTGTAATGTTCCTTTGTCATCCTCTGTTTAACTTAAGATACCTtcatttcattgatgatttttgtaATTGCAGGTTATTGACTTCCATCAGACTCTGGATGTTAATGGCATTAAATTTTGGTGCTACACTGCTGGCCATGTCCTTGGTGCTGCCATGTTCATGGTAGATATCGCTGGTGTTCGAGTGCTGTATACTGGAGACTATTCACGTGAAGAAGATCGGCATCTTCGTGCTGCTGAGATGCCACAATTCTCTCCAGACATATGCATAATTGAATCTACCTATGGTGTACAACTCCATCAACCTCGACACCTTCGGGAGAAGCGCTTCACTGATGTTATCCACTCCACCATCTCTCTAGGTGGTCGTGTTCTAATTCCAGCATTTGCCCTTGGCCGAGCTCAAGAACTCCTTTTGATCCTTGATGAGTATTGGGCAAACCATCCTGAGCTTCATAACATTCCCATATATTATGCTTCTCCCCTTGCGAAAAAGTGTATGACTGTTTACCAGACATACATCCTTTCTATGAATGAAAGGATCCGCAATCAGTTTGCGAATTCAAACCCCTTCAAATTCAAGCATATATCACCGTTAAATAGCATTGAAGATTTTACTGATGTAGGGCCATCTGTGGTTATGGCAAGTCCTGGAGGACTGCAGAGCGGGTTGTCAAGGCAGTTGTTTGATATGTGGTGTTCTGATAAGAAAAATGCTTGTGTTTTACCTGGATATGTTGTTGAAGGGACCCTAGCTAAGACAATCATTAATGAACCAAAGGAGGTACAGCTCATGAATGGACTAACTGCACCACTCAACATGCAGGTCCATTACATCTCCTTCTCTGCCCATGCAGATTATGCTCAGACAAGTACATTTTTGAAAGAGCTCATGCCTCCTAACATTATTCTTGTTCATGGAGAAGCCAATGAAATGGGAAGGCTCAAACAGAAACTTATCACAGAGTTTGCTGATGGCAATACCAAGATAATCACCCCAAAGAATTGCCAGTCTGTTGAGATGTATTTCAACTCTGAAAAAATGGCAAAAACAATTGGAAAGCTAGCTGAAAGGACCCCGGATGTTGGTGAAACTGTCAGTGGTATACTGGTGAAGAAGGGCTTCACTTATCAAATCATGGCACCTGGAGATCTCCATGTCTTCTCACAACTATCAACTGGAACTATTACTCAGAGGATTACCATTCCTTTTTCTGGTGCATTTGGTGTGATAAAGCACAGGCTTGAGCAGATTTATGAGAGTGTGGAGTCTGGAACTGACGAGGAGTCTGGGTATCCAACATTGCAAGTGCA encodes:
- the LOC133671251 gene encoding cleavage and polyadenylation specificity factor subunit 3-I isoform X2, with amino-acid sequence MTHATKAIYKLLLTDYVKVSKVSVEDMLFDEKDINRSMDKIEVIDFHQTLDVNGIKFWCYTAGHVLGAAMFMVDIAGVRVLYTGDYSREEDRHLRAAEMPQFSPDICIIESTYGVQLHQPRHLREKRFTDVIHSTISLGGRVLIPAFALGRAQELLLILDEYWANHPELHNIPIYYASPLAKKCMTVYQTYILSMNERIRNQFANSNPFKFKHISPLNSIEDFTDVGPSVVMASPGGLQSGLSRQLFDMWCSDKKNACVLPGYVVEGTLAKTIINEPKEVQLMNGLTAPLNMQVHYISFSAHADYAQTSTFLKELMPPNIILVHGEANEMGRLKQKLITEFADGNTKIITPKNCQSVEMYFNSEKMAKTIGKLAERTPDVGETVSGILVKKGFTYQIMAPGDLHVFSQLSTGTITQRITIPFSGAFGVIKHRLEQIYESVESGTDEESGYPTLQVHELVTVKQESDRHISLHWTADPISDMVSDSIVALVLNISREVPKVIVESEDIKSEEENEKKADKVIYALLVSLFGDVKLGENGKLVIRVDGNVAELDKQSGDVEGENEGLKERVRTAFRRIQSAVRPIPRPLPSS
- the LOC133671251 gene encoding cleavage and polyadenylation specificity factor subunit 3-I isoform X1; translated protein: MASTGQSQSLKRRDAPVTREGGDQLTLTPLGAGNEVGRSCVYMSFKGKTVLFDCGIHPAYSGMAALPYFDEIDPSTIDVLLVTHFHLDHAASLPYFLEKTTFRGRVFMTHATKAIYKLLLTDYVKVSKVSVEDMLFDEKDINRSMDKIEVIDFHQTLDVNGIKFWCYTAGHVLGAAMFMVDIAGVRVLYTGDYSREEDRHLRAAEMPQFSPDICIIESTYGVQLHQPRHLREKRFTDVIHSTISLGGRVLIPAFALGRAQELLLILDEYWANHPELHNIPIYYASPLAKKCMTVYQTYILSMNERIRNQFANSNPFKFKHISPLNSIEDFTDVGPSVVMASPGGLQSGLSRQLFDMWCSDKKNACVLPGYVVEGTLAKTIINEPKEVQLMNGLTAPLNMQVHYISFSAHADYAQTSTFLKELMPPNIILVHGEANEMGRLKQKLITEFADGNTKIITPKNCQSVEMYFNSEKMAKTIGKLAERTPDVGETVSGILVKKGFTYQIMAPGDLHVFSQLSTGTITQRITIPFSGAFGVIKHRLEQIYESVESGTDEESGYPTLQVHELVTVKQESDRHISLHWTADPISDMVSDSIVALVLNISREVPKVIVESEDIKSEEENEKKADKVIYALLVSLFGDVKLGENGKLVIRVDGNVAELDKQSGDVEGENEGLKERVRTAFRRIQSAVRPIPRPLPSS